Proteins encoded by one window of Enterococcus saccharolyticus subsp. saccharolyticus:
- a CDS encoding cation diffusion facilitator family transporter has translation MLKKIEKENKETQRTKVGQLAGVLGLLSNLILFIGKFLIGFTAGSVSIMADAMNSLSDTISSVLTLIGFKVAAKPADSEHPYGHERFEYISGLFISLIITFVGFQFLQTSFAKILHPEPVKLSAALFLVLIASIGIKVWQGRMYLSFANKIDSQTLKATSKDSLNDVYTTIAVLISAFFEWLTNLRIDGYVGFLLALYILYSGYTMVKDFIHELLGSRPTDKEIQAMEKKLASYGSILGYHDLLVHDYGPQKRFASVHIEVDAGLTLTKAHYIIDEIEKDFREAIDVELVCHLDPVNIRDANYIAIFHRMRSMVLQIDKELRMHDFRVKSEQTLQFDLVIPDDFHLTDKELLNLLQQAVNEKIGAYELDVTLDHNYLL, from the coding sequence TTGTTAAAAAAAATTGAGAAGGAAAATAAAGAGACTCAAAGGACAAAAGTAGGGCAATTAGCTGGTGTTTTAGGTCTACTTTCTAACCTGATTCTTTTTATTGGAAAGTTTTTAATTGGTTTTACAGCAGGTTCTGTTTCGATTATGGCCGATGCGATGAATAGTTTGTCGGATACAATTTCATCGGTGTTGACGTTAATAGGTTTTAAAGTTGCTGCCAAACCAGCAGATAGTGAACATCCCTATGGTCATGAACGATTTGAATATATTAGTGGATTATTTATTTCATTAATCATCACGTTTGTAGGTTTTCAATTCTTACAAACCTCCTTTGCGAAAATTTTGCATCCAGAACCAGTGAAATTATCTGCTGCATTATTTTTAGTCTTAATTGCTTCAATTGGCATTAAGGTTTGGCAAGGAAGAATGTATCTTTCTTTCGCTAATAAAATTGATTCTCAAACGTTAAAAGCCACTAGCAAAGATAGTTTGAATGATGTATATACAACGATTGCGGTGTTGATTTCCGCCTTTTTTGAGTGGTTAACGAATCTGCGAATTGATGGTTATGTCGGCTTTTTATTGGCATTATATATTTTGTATAGTGGGTATACGATGGTAAAAGATTTTATTCATGAACTATTAGGAAGTCGTCCGACTGACAAAGAGATTCAAGCAATGGAGAAGAAGTTAGCTTCATATGGCTCGATTTTAGGGTATCATGATTTATTGGTTCACGACTATGGTCCACAAAAACGATTTGCTTCTGTGCATATTGAAGTAGATGCGGGATTAACCTTGACTAAGGCACATTATATCATTGACGAAATTGAAAAAGATTTTCGTGAAGCCATAGATGTCGAATTGGTGTGTCATTTAGATCCAGTGAATATTCGTGATGCGAATTATATTGCAATCTTTCATCGGATGCGTTCGATGGTTTTGCAAATCGATAAAGAACTGCGTATGCATGATTTTCGTGTCAAAAGTGAGCAAACGTTACAGTTTGATTTAGTGATACCGGATGATTTTCATCTAACTGATAAGGAGTTGCTTAATTTGTTGCAACAAGCTGTAAATGAAAAAATTGGCGCTTATGAGTTAGATGTGACATTAGATCATAATTATTTATTATAA